Proteins from one Panicum virgatum strain AP13 chromosome 7K, P.virgatum_v5, whole genome shotgun sequence genomic window:
- the LOC120642646 gene encoding uncharacterized protein LOC120642646: MSHMAIKLKTMDMPLPESFLVQLIFKSLPKEFATFHVNYNTFPENWDIEKLIGMCIQEEDRLQHANGGELVFAVQQKKRNYQNRRPFPPGKHQKESGPSKLPQRNVQKNRKNFPVERDQFLECKGRGHYKRDCPKFLKKLLEEGGKYEEKPAKR, encoded by the exons ATGAGCCACATGGCCATCAAGCTCAAAACAATGGACATGCCTTTGCCAGAATCGTTCCTTGTTCAGCTGATCTTCAAGTCCCTACCAAAGGAGTTTGCGACCTTTCATGTCAACTACAACACCTTTCCAGAAAATTGGGACATTGAGAAGCTGATTGGCATGTGCATTCAAGAAGAAGATCGCCTTCAGCATGCCAATGGTGGCGAGCTTGTTTTTGCAGTacagcaaaagaaaaggaattaTCAAAACAGGAGACCTTTCCCACCAGGCAAACATCAGAAGGAGAGTGGCCCTTCCAAACTACCTCAGCGCAATGTCCAGAAAAACCGGAAGAATTTCCCAGTTGAAAGAGATCAGTTCCTTGAGTGCAAAGGAAGAGGGCACTACAAGAGGGATTGTCCGAAGTTTCTGAAAAAACTGCTAGAAGAAG GGGGAAAGTATGAGGAGAAGCCTGCCAAGCGGTAG
- the LOC120642647 gene encoding probable WRKY transcription factor 12: protein MEGSSQFETCLPSLFSPCALPPPLAPLPNQHKLLQMPLFQVQEQGGNHDVMLSSDHHGGLYPLLLPGIPFVVLDAGEAGTSAAKASGEIASTTTTGTFHGSSSWWKGSAAAAGEKARMKVRRKMREPRFCFQTRSDVDVLDDGYKWRKYGQKVVKNSLHPRSYYRCTHSNCRVKKRVERLSEDCRMVITTYEGRHTHSPCSDDAGDDHTGSCVFSSL from the exons ATGGAGGGGAGCAGCCAGTTTGAGACCTGCCTTCCTAGCCTCTTCAGCCCATgcgcccttcctcctcctcttgccccGCTGCCGAACCAGCACAAGCTTCTGCAGATGCCGTTGTTCCAGGTCCAGGAGCAGGGCGGGAACCATGACGTGATGCTCTCTTCGGACCACCACGGCGGCCTGTACCCTCTGCTTCTTCCAGGGATCCCGTTCGTCGTGCTGGACGCCGGCGAG GCGGGTACCTCAGCGGCGAAAGCCAGTGGGGAGATCGCTAGTACCACCACCACCGGCACGTTCCACGGCTCGAGTTCATG GTGgaagggctcggcggcggctgccggggAGAAAGCGCGGATGAAggtgaggaggaagatgagggAGCCGAGGTTCTGCTTCCAGACCAGGAGCGACGTGGATGTGCTGGACGACGGCTACAAGTGGCGGAAGTACGGCCAGAAGGTTGTCAAGAACAGCCTCCATCCAAG GAGCTACTACCGGTGCACCCACAGCAACTGCCGCGTGAAGAAGCGAGTGGAGCGGCTGTCGGAGGACTGCCGCATGGTGATCACCACCTACGAGGGGCGCCACACCCACTCCCCCTGCagcgacgacgccggcgacgaccaCACCGGCAGCTGCGTCTTCAGCTCGCTCTAG